Proteins encoded together in one Camelina sativa cultivar DH55 unplaced genomic scaffold, Cs unpScaffold00555, whole genome shotgun sequence window:
- the LOC104773492 gene encoding putative pentatricopeptide repeat-containing protein At2g01510: protein MKRYIYCKAYYGNEVRSRTLATLRQFRQPPPAIFLNTRVDARIIKTGFDTDTCRSNFIVDDLLRRGQVSAARKVFDEMPHKNTVSTNTMISGYVKTGDLSTARDLFDAMADRTVVTWTILIGCYSRNDQFHEAFKLFRQMCRSSGCTLPDHVTFTTLLPGCNDQNAVGQLHAFAVKLGFHTNLFLTVSNVLIKSYCEIGRLDLASLLFQDVRDKDSVTFNTLITGYEKDGLYTEAIHLFLKMRQSGHKPSDFTFSGVLKAVVGLHDFPLGQQLHGLSVTTGFSGDASVGNQILDFYSKHDRIFETRKLFDEMPELDFVSYNVVISSYSQAERYPESLKLFREMQCMGFDRRNFPFATVLSIAANLSSLQMGRQVHSQAILATADSFLHVGNSLVDMYAKCEMFEEAELIFRSLSQQTSVSWTALISGYVQTGLHEAGLKLFTKMRGANLRADQSTFATVLKACASFASLLLGKQLHGFIIRSGNLENVFSGSGLVDMYAKCGSIKDAVQVFEEMPDRNAVSWNALISAYADNGDGEAAIGAFTKMMQSGLQPDSVSILGVLTACSHCGLVEQGTAYFQAMSPTYGITPKRKHYACMLDMLGRNGRFAEAEKLIDEMPFEADEIMWSSVLNACRIHKNQSLAERAAERLFSMEKLRDAAAYVSMSNIYAAAGKWESVRHVKKAMRERGIRKVPAYSWVEVNHKIHVFSSNDHTHPKGDEILRKINELTAEIEREGYKPDTSSVVQDIDAQMKIESLKYHSERLAVAFALISTPEGCPIVVMKNLRACRDCHAAIKLISKIVKREITVRDSSRFHHFSQGVCSCGDYW from the coding sequence ATGAAACGTTATATTTATTGCAAGGCTTATTATGGTAATGAAGTCCGCTCAAGAACTCTTGCGACTTTACGGCAGTTCCGACAACCGCCACCGGCGATATTTCTCAACACACGTGTTGATGCTCGCATCATCAAAACTGGCTTCGACACAGATACTTGCCGCTCCAATTTCATCGTCGACGACCTTCTCAGGAGAGGTCAAGTCTCTGCCGCACGcaaggtgttcgacgaaatgcctcaCAAGAACACTGTCTCCACCAATACCATGATTTCTGGGTACGTGAAGACCGGTGATCTTTCCACCGCCCGTGACCTTTTTGACGCTATGGCCGATAGAACTGTTGTTACGTGGACCATCTTGATTGGGTGCTACTCCCGGAACGACCAGTTTCATGAAGCTTTCAAGCTCTTCCGTCAGATGTGCAGGTCCTCTGGTTGTACCCTGCCCGATCACGTCACCTTTACTACCCTTTTACCTGGCTGCAATGACCAGAATGCAGTTGGTCAACTTCATGCTTTTGCCGTCAAGTTAGGCTTTCATACTAACCTCTTTCTCACTGTCTCCAATGTTCTGATTAAGTCCTACTGTGAGATAGGCCGACTCGATTTAGCCTCTTTGCTGTTCCAGGACGTTCGAGACAAGGACTCTGTCACTTTCAACACCCTTATTACAGGGTATGAGAAGGATGGTTTGTACACGGAGGCCATTCATCTGTTTCTTAAAATGCGGCAGTCTGGTCACAAGCCTTCAGATTTCACCTTTTCTGGGGTCCTCAAGGCTGTTGTTGGGCTACACGATTTCCCTCTCGGTCAGCAACTCCACGGTCTCTCAGTTACTACCGGCTTTTCCGGGGATGCCTCTGTTGGGAATCAGATTCTTGATTTCTACTCAAAACATGACCGTATTTTTGAAACTAGGAAACTCtttgatgaaatgcctgagTTGGATTTCGTTTCTTACAATGTGGTCATCTCAAGCTATTCACAGGCTGAGAGATACCCCGAATCCCTCAAGTTGTTCCGAGAAATGCAGTGCATGGGGTTTGACCGCAGAAACTTCCCTTTCGCGACGGTGCTGAGCATCGCAGCTAACTTGTCATCCTTGCAGATGGGCCGACAAGTGCACAGCCAGGCCATTCTCGCAACGGCTGATTCATTCCTTCATGTCGGTAATTCTTTAGTTGATATGTACGCAAAATGTGAAATGTTCGAGGAAGCTGAATTGATCTTCAGGAGTTTATCACAACAGACCTCTGTTTCCTGGACTGCCTTGATCTCAGGTTACGTACAGACAGGGCTTCATGAAGCTGGGCTTAAGTTGTTCACCAAGATGCGAGGAGCAAATTTACGAGCTGACCAATCAACTTTTGCTACTGTTTTGAAAGCTTGCGCTagttttgcttctttgttgcTCGGGAAACAACTCCATGGATTCATAATCAGGTCAGGGAATTTGGAAAATGTCTTCTCCGGAAGTGGTTTGGTTGATATGTATGCCAAATGTGGTTCTATCAAAGATGCAGTTCAAGTATTCGAAGAGATGCCCGATAGAAATGCAGTTTCCTGGAATGCCTTGATTTCAGCATACGCTGATAACGGAGATGGAGAAGCAGCAATTGGTGCATTCACAAAGATGATGCAATCAGGTCTCCAGCCAGATTCAGTCAGCATCTTAGGCGTCTTGACTGCATGTAGTCACTGTGGATTAGTCGAACAAGGAACAGCATATTTCCAGGCAATGTCTCCGACCTATGGGATAACTCCAAAAAGGAAACACTATGCATGCATGCTGGATATGCTTGGCAGAAACGGAAGATTTGCAGAGGCAGAGAAGTTGATTGACGAAATGCCCTTTGAGGCAGATGAAATCATGTGGTCGTCAGTGTTGAATGCATGTCGGATCCACAAGAATCAAAGCCTTGCTGAGAGAGCAGCAGAGCGGCTCTTCAGTATGGAGAAGCTCAGGGACGCTGCTGCTTATGTAAGCATGTCCAACATCTATGCAGCAGCTGGGAAATGGGAAAGCGTTAGGCATGTGAAGAAAGCAATGCGTGAACGCGGAATCAGAAAGGTTCCGGCTTATAGCTGGGTTGAAGTGAACCACAAGATTCACGTGTTCTCATCGAATGACCATACACACCCAAAAGGAGATGAGATCTTGAGGAAGATCAATGAATTGACAGCTGAAATTGAGAGAGAAGGGTACAAGCCTGACACAAGTTCGGTAGTACAAGACATAGATGCGCAGATGAAGATTGAGTCGCTCAAGTATCACAGTGAACGTTTAGCCGTTGCATTTGCGCTGATAAGTACACCAGAAGGGTGTCCGATTGTTGTAATGAAGAACTTGAGGGCCTGCAGGGATTGCCATGCTGCAATAAAACTTATATCGAAGATTGTAAAGAGGGAGATAACTGTAAGGGATTCAAGCAGATTCCATCACTTTAGTCAGGGGGTGTGTTCTTGTGGTGATTACTGGTGA
- the LOC104773490 gene encoding aspartokinase 3, chloroplastic: MAASVQLYGVKTPERAFINSKRIHEVGSKGLNFSALVSSARVFSRKVGHSSCKNMIALRVTCEAARVELLERKEYETFKLNKTEKKLTCVMKFGGSSVASAERMKQVAKLILSFPDEKPVVVLSAMAKTTNKLLMAGEKAVRCGVTNVDTIEELSCIKELHIRTAHELGVETEVIADHLEGLEQLLKGIAMMKELTLRTRDYLVSFGECMSTRLFAAYLNKIGHKARQYDAFEIGIITTDEFTNADILEATYPAVSKRLLGDWSKENAVPIVTGFLGKGWRSCAVTTLGRGGSDLTATTIGKALGLREIQVWKDVDGVLTCDPNIYCGAQPVPHLTFDEAAELAYFGAQVLHPLSMRPAREGNIPVRVKNSYNPTAPGTVITRSRDMSKAVLTSIVLKRNVTMLDITSTRMLGQYGFLAKVFSTFEKLGISVDVVATSEVSISLTLDPSKFCSRELIQQELDHVVEELEKIAIVNLLQHRSIISLIGNVQRSSFILEKGFRVLRTNGINVQMISQGASKVNISLIVNDDEAEHCVKALHSAFFETDTCETVSERPSGYNYIAASSRNP; the protein is encoded by the exons ATGGCGGCTTCAGTGCAGTTGTATGGAGTTAAAACACCAGAACGCGCCTTTATAAACTCAAAAAGGATTCATGAAGTTGGCTCAAAGGGTCTGAATTTCTCAGCTCTCGTATCCTCTGCTCGTGTATTCTCTAGAAAGGTGGGTCATTCGTCTTGTAAGAACATGATCGCCCTGAGAGTTACTTGTGAAGCTGCAAGGGTGGAGCTGCTAGAGAGAAAAGAATATGAGACTTTCAAgttaaacaaaacagagaaaaagttGACTTGTGTAATGAAATTCGGTGGGTCATCAGTGGCATCAGCAGAGAGGATGAAACAAGTTGCCAAACTCATACTCAGCTTCCCAGATGAGAAGCCTGTTGTTGTGCTATCAGCAATGGCAAAGACCACCAATAAGCTTTTGATG GCTGGAGAGAAGGCTGTTCGCTGCGGTGTCACCAACGTCGACACTATTGAAGAGTTGAGCTGTATAAAGGAACTCCATATAAG GACTGCTCATGAGCTTGGAGTGGAAACAGAAGTTATTGCAG ACCACCTAGAAGGACTAGAACAGCTACTGAAAGGCATTGCAATGATGAAAGAGTTAACTTTACGCACAAGAGACTACTTGGTTTCATTTGGAGAATGCATGTCCACAAGGCTATTTGCTGCGTACCTGAACAAAATTGGGCACAAAGCACGACAG TATGATGCATTTGAGATCGGGATTATTACCACAGATGAATTCACGAATGCTGATATTCTTGAGGCAACATACCCGGCGGTTTCAAAAAGGTTACTTGGTGACTGGAGCAAGGAAAATGCAGTCCCCATTGTCACAGGCTTCCTTGGAAAG GGATGGAGATCCTGTGCTGTAACTACGCTGGGTAGAGGAGGCAGCGATTTGACTGCAACAACGATCGGGAAGGCTTTGGGTTTGCGAGAGATCCAG GTTTGGAAAGATGTGGATGGAGTTTTAACTTGTGATCCAAACATTTACTGCGGAGCTCAACCTGTTCCACACTTGACATTTGATGAGGCAGCTGAACTTGCTTACTTTGGTGCCCAG GTGTTGCATCCACTTTCCATGCGCCCAGCTAGAGAAGGTAACATTCCTGTAAGGGTTAAAAACTCTTACAATCCCACTGCTCCAGGAACCGTCATCACCAGATCAAGAGACATGAGCAAG GCTGTATTGACCAGCATCGTTCTGAAACGTAATGTTACCATGTTGGACATCACTAGCACCCGTATGCTCGGCCAGTATGGTTTCCTTGCCAAG GTGTTTTCCACATTTGAAAAATTGGGCATATCTGTGGATGTTGTTGCAACCAGCGAAGTTAGCATTTCTTTGACATTGGATCCTTCAAAGTTCTGCAGCAGGGAGTTAATTCAACAG GAGCTTGATCATGTGGTAGAGGAACTTGAGAAGATAGCTATTGTAAATCTGCTTCAACACAGATCAATTATCTCTCTCATCGGAAATGTTCAGAGATCATCATTCATACTAGAGAAG GGCTTCCGGGTTCTTCGAACCAATGGGATTAATGTCCAGATGATCTCCCAAGGTGCATCTAAG GTAAACATCTCATTGATAGTGAATGATGATGAGGCGGAGCATTGTGTGAAGGCTCTCCACTCGGCCTTCTTTGAGACAGACACTTGTGAAACAGTCTCAGAACGCCCATCTGGCTACAACTACATCGCTGCCTCTTCACGAAACCCCTAG